One part of the Papaver somniferum cultivar HN1 unplaced genomic scaffold, ASM357369v1 unplaced-scaffold_43, whole genome shotgun sequence genome encodes these proteins:
- the LOC113342543 gene encoding uncharacterized protein LOC113342543 has protein sequence MVPKNKKFFEEIKPSELQFKKRIRKLVFEGGYRMKGNKWNQSYDLQVITFFKLGIRPSKFQCIKSCYWSPPPIGYTIFCCDGSSFGNPGADGFGVVVRNHECQVIGALSGGIDVVTNHIAEKFVVLCATELAGEWNLQNIVINSDSKTVIDGFLKGQVPWFIKKRWQKAVSRISSIIFQHCFREINFSIDTVAKR, from the coding sequence ATGGTTCcaaaaaataagaaattttttgaggaaataAAGCCCAGTGAACTCCAATTCAAAAAAAGAATTAGAAAGCTGGTATTTGAAGGTGGTTACAGAATGAAGGGTAATAAATGGAACCAATCTTATGATCTTCAGGTAATAACCTTCTTTAAATTGGGAATTAGACCCAGCAAGTTTCAGTGTATCAAAAGTTGTTACTGGTCCCCTCCTCCTATAGGTTATACCATATTTTGCTGTGATGGATCATCTTTTGGTAACCCAGGGGCAGATGGATTTGGTGTTGTAGTTAGGAATCATGAGTGTCAAGTTATAGGTGCATTATCAGGAGGAATTGATGTTGTTACTAATCATATTGCAGAAAAGTTTGTTGTGCTTTGTGCTACTGAATTGGCAGGTGAATGGAACCTTCAGAACATTGTCATTAACTCAGATTCTAAGACAGTTATTGATGGTTTCCTTAAAGGGCAGGTGCCATGGTTtataaagaagagatggcagAAGGCTGTAAGCAGAATATCTTCAATCATCTTTCAACATTGCTTCAGAGAAATCAATTTCTCTATTGATACTGTTGCCAAAAGATGA